A region of the Ptychodera flava strain L36383 chromosome 22, AS_Pfla_20210202, whole genome shotgun sequence genome:
catatttattaTGTATAGCTTGTTGGATCATGACTAGGTTAGGAAACTCTTTCATTGTTCATCTGTTGTGCAATACAGAAACATCATTATCTAATATCTACATGTATCTCCACATTTTACCAATGGAACATTTTTATCTAGATATTATCAGAATTGACTCGTCTTTCCAGCTATACTTCAACACCATACCATTCTGCTTCGTGAAAACCCTGTTAATTCTTAAAATCTGTCATTAGGTTCAACAGTGACAATACATGGTGTGCTTTGTTGTGATTAATCTactaaaagaaacaaaaatcatgCAGAGTCTTGCTTCTATGTTTAGATATACCCTGTCTTTTTCTACTTGTGACCTAGCTGGTAGGGTTCACAGTTCACagtaatgaaagaaagaaagcagCTGAACACAAGCCAGCTAACTTTTTGTCAGGGGAACAAAAGATTTGTCCTCAGGTTTTAATAATTTGGTTACGTTTGAAAAACACAAAGCAGCCTTTGTAGTGAAGACAAGCAGTGGTACATGTCTGTACTGGTCTTAGCAGACTTCTCCCAAGGTAAATGCATTAATGCCAAAACATGGCTGACCAGTCTCCACTTtcattgcattatgcaaataaagcagTACAAACAAACATCCATTAACTCTTCATCGGTCATTGGCTAGCTGCCTGTGTAAACCCAAGTATGTACATTGGTATTAGCCATTTTCAGTGTAGCTCACTATGTCAACCTTAATGTTTTAAAGTAAGGTTATATCGTTTAAGTCAACTTTTGATGATAGAGAAAGTATTTGTCCTTTGTACAATGGTaatctacatgtatatgcagATCAAGTACATTGCAGTGTCATGTTACTCACAAACTTTTTCTGCAGTATGGTTTGGGCCAATTATTATTTGGAAACGGGATAGGAAATTTAGAAACATGCTGACGGAATCTAGCTCAGATATTCACAaagctacatgtatatgcagATCAAGTACATTGCAGTGTCATGTTACTCACAAACTTTTTCTGCAGTATGGTTTGGGCCAATTATTATTTGGAAACGGGATAGGAAATTTAGAAACATGCTGATGGAATCTAGCTCAGATATTCACAAACTTCACTAATGTATGTGGTAATATCTTTTGGGTAGGTTTATGTCAAAGACATTGTCTGGCACataatgtcaatattttcaatCTTTAATACAATCAGTCAGTATTTACGTCTTGAGATTTGTGTTTATGTGTTATTTAtcatacattaacccttttcctgccagacagtatttaGACTATTACTTTCCCATCAGccgagtcagtaaaaagcggtattgagccaaaacatgacgtattttcacccgcttggcttggcatgttatagcatcttttgtccaaaaaaatcaagtttacagtatttatgttttcaacagcctccaaatgtacagtattatgttaaagtaCACcgtatggaatatgttgtgtttcattaattttaaccatcttgacctggtggtgaaatgtggacttggcaggaaaagggttaaagatgaTACAatgcctttccaaacatgtgaAAGGATTGTGTCTTCAGCAATCCACTGTTATAACATACCTTGGTAGATGAGAACCAGGAATTGGACCcattgaatcatgggaaattaTGTGATTCCTCTAGACTAGGGCTGTTTCTATCCATATCATTGAAACATCTTATCTCTCATCATTTGAAGTTGACAGATATACCTGCCAATACATGATAGTGGATATACTTGCCACTTTCATTCTGATATGTTTTTGTATCTCTTTCAGGCTTTAATATACCATGATGGCAATCTTTACTCAGGATCTGTAGAAGCTCTGATACAACACATCGTACCCACTGCTGATTATTATCCAGATGTAAGTCTCAATATTTCAtactttcaaaaaaaagaattgaaaatcttTGCCATGCCAATGATTCTCATTCAGTTTTGAACTCTAGTTTTTAGAATAACTGTATTATTTACATCATGATGATACCATACATAATTTGTgatttaatattcataaatacAGAAGTTCAAAAATCAACATATTAAATGATCTTCCCATTTCACAGATTATCTATGATTTGCATGTTTCCCATGTTACATATGCAACATTTGATTGCAGCATGAGATAATGTTAAGAAATCAATAACATCCTGTAGTAGCCATTCAGtgtaaaaaacaaaaccagCCAATAATATCATTTCATTCTCCAATATCGATAATGAAGTGAAAAGCTATTTTAACAGGCAAACTTCTAGGTCGacattagacttggttcaagtcagtgaatttaaaaaaaaaaaatcatttataattgtttctcttgtgtctctcctattttgtacaaacctattcATGATAGCCtgtagcccaggccaggttttcccaacAATTGAAtgcattacctttgagtctgcgcagtatagtgagttagtttctgctggattcaccgacttggacttcttgcaaagtaccaGCAGCTAGACGGACTGTACTTAGTGAcgtcaagcaaatacaaaatgattgacatctCCAGCCATTATTCTGGCAGATAAGGAGAGCGCATGCTAGTAAACCTCTGCATATATTGAAAACTTTGTTATCATCTCCATATTTGCAAAGCACAGTTACGAGAGATTCggcaccaaccggcagcggaatttaaatcactgacatacgagcTTTGAGTTTTGTATGAGTTTTATGCATGTCTCGCTTCGGGTCAAtaggtaactcctcccaatatgtaaaattcagcgatgtcatcttatgaataaaaaattagtaaataaaacatcattcatgaataatttatagcaacgcaaaccctgcaagaaagccaagtctgttgATTCCGGTTGAAACTCCCTTGTATAGCATTCACCCCACTCATAGGGTCCACTCAAGTTACGCGtgtgtttcacatgaaagcaaaatacaaatcattgcgttcactccactcaaatattcacaaatcacagacttgaaccaagtctaggtcgACTTTTAGACATTTCACCTTGTAGACTTTGCTCAGCAGCAATTGATACAGCCAGTCTGGTATGATAAAATCTTCAACTATCATCAGATACTCAGATGCAGAATTCATGACATTGGAGCATAGCCTTCCTGACCAATTAATTGACAGAAATCATATTGTAATAactttgcatttcattttgtaCATTCTATTCTTTTAACATTTCAGAGAACATATATTTTTGCCTTCCTTCTGTGCAGTAGATTATTTATGAAACCTTGTGATTTACTTAGAGAAGTTTGTCAGGTAAGACTTTGCCATATGTAATATCCTTGTCACTTTGACTTCCCTGTCAGAAATCAAATCCACAATCGTTAACCTGTTGCAATCTCCATAATACATGCTACAAACATGTGTGTATTTACTGTATTTCTGATTATGTCGTGTTGTTCAACTTTGTAATAAGAAATAAATCTGCTGTTGATTTGATAGCAATAAGGCTGTAACATTACTTGAAGTATTTATCTTTGTTTTTAAGACATCTCCTCCAAAACTATTCAAGCCATACACTCATTTTAGAACATAGAAAAGATGGATATGTCATGGGTGACTGAGACAAGTAACAGGAGAGAAATTGTCTCAATTTTTCAACAAGGAAATTTGATAACCTATGGTGCAAATCCACCATTGACTTGCACCCATATTGAATGTTAGCACACATTTGTTTTCCCTCGGACCTGAGTCACCCATAATAGTCTATTTCCTTCCACTGACATGAAAGAGACTGCTTCAGGGTGACTTTCAGGCTGGTAGGCAAACAGACATTATGCTGTTACCCTCATGGATAGTCAGCATGAATATATAATCTCTGTAATTATCAGCACCAAATCGACACATACCAAGTGACCCTGAGTTAAATCTCAAGAAAAGTTTTGGAAGGAGTTTGGTTACAAAATGATGgtaattgtcaaaattatcaaaatctgTGAAAGATTTCATTAACATTTGAGCTTTTGTAATGTTGGCCAGTAATCTATTCTCAGCTTTGCATTGCATGAAAGTTTGTGTGCAGCACTTTCTAAAGAAGTAGAGCAGTTTGAGAGGCAGTGAATCATTTAGCGTGTGGGGGAACCAACTACATGTGACTCAGGTTGAAATCTCTCATCCCATTATCCACATACAGAATATGTTATCTAATTTTAGCTTTCATAAATACATATAGAATAACAGCAATCAAAATGATTTACATACCAACCACCCAGAATGGTCTGTCACATGGAACTGTCATTCTTAGAAAACAAAGTCTTGGAGCACATCAGTTGATCACAGTCAGCTGTTATTCTCATCATGTTCAGTGGTATGCAAATGATTTGGAATGCTATTTTTACTCCTCAAAGGAAAGACATTCTTTCTCTCTGACAATGATCACCTCTTTTTCTCGGGAATAATATCTTATTTCCTGTTACCATCTATACTTGGATGATTGCATACTGAGTGCAAAAACATCACAAAACTTTTGTGTGGTTTACCAATGAACCATTTAATTAGTAAAGTCTATCTTCTTCGCCTTCCACCTGCCAAAAGTAGCAGGACTGGTGTATTTCTTACTATAAAGTGCTGAAGTCATTCCATGTTAATTTGTGTCCGTTGTTCTTAAAATGAACAAtttaacaaaatgaaaacaaactttcaTCAACCTTTTAGTTTTAAGAAATTTCTACCAATAATTCTgtcatacattgtacatgtttcctcaaaaagtaaccTGACTTCCTCAGTGAAATAAAGTGTGTGATTTATTCTTCAGACAATCAAGACATTTTTGTTTTGGATAGAAATGATAGACAAGGAAGATATcggtgaaaaacaaaaaagatctgttttattgtattgatttgacttttttatggctgttttgtttacagttatgTATCATACAACAGAATCTTCATGATAGAGTCATAGATAGAGAAAAATTTAGCAAGTTTGGACCAAATATTGTACAGCTACTTAGGTAAGTTACTTTTCACGAGAGTATGGTCATACATACCATTTTACATGTCCTGTggaaagtacaaagtaatgtatTATCACTTGGTTTCAATGGATTAATAAATCATTATTCTCTGAATGGTCTCTTGATGTACCAGGGCAATGACACTCTATCGGGTATTTGGCTTTCTGTCCAGTCCAAAATTACATAATTCACATATTTAAGGAAAGATAGACACTGTTCATGTACATGTGATTAACATGAATTCAATGATGGAAGTACTGTGTCTTTGACAGATTGACAAATTTCTGATATTATGGCTTATTTCGCGATTCGTGTATGTACATGATTTTTCAGGGCTCTATTTGTTCATcaagttgtatttttttcagtgaatgGACAGAGACATTCCCGTATGATTTTAGGGATGAAAGAATGATGAGGCATTTGAAAGAAATAACTCAGAAATGTGCATCAATTGATCATAGTCTTCGGAAAGGTATTGGACAACTCATGCAAACACTCATTAGAAGGGTAAGTTCTTACTTCATCTTGTGTCTGAAATGACAACAAAATCACAGCTGCATTTTGTTTTCTCAAATCAACTAAAAATAGCCAAATGTAAAGATATTGAATTGATAATTTGCAGCTTCCACACATACCGTAAGTAAAATATTTCAGGAAGTAATATCTTAGCTGGAAGGTGTACAGATTTGAAGAGTACAAAGTTGTTTCAATAAATCTTTAATTCTCATATCTTGAGaatattcaaatgtaatgaGAGTGAAAAGTGATCATTTTTCTATCAGTTTTATCAAAATGCAGATGCAGTAGTGAGATGATGTATTTGGCAACAGTAGTATTTTTATGATGTAAAATTTACACTGTTACTACAAAATATGATAAAGCTTAAGTCtttatgtttgatttttaaACGCTCGTATTGCTTCTATGAAACTTTCATGGAATTTCCCTGTCTTATTACATTGTTGGGCAATggtttcttgtacacataataccTGATTGAATTCAAACCTGATGTAGAAATGGGTCAACCTTTTATGCTATTGAGGCCGAGACTGCAGAAAAATAAAGACCGTAATACGATAGCATAAAAGACAAACCCATCTCTGTGtgggattttaatcagattgccaTAATGTAATATCCAACGCCAGCCAATCTGTGCTGTTCTTTAATTGACCTGTAGAGGGAGCTGTTCTGACAACCTTTTGTaccaaatgaaaacaaagtgaCTGATGTGTAATTTCTGTGTGGACGCAGACAAATTGCATAACTTGTTTAATTCAACTGTAATGTTACACCATAGCATTTTctattgtaatttttgacaGCTTGCAATGTTAGAAAAGTATGAAGAAATCCTTGCCAAAGTGAATGCTGCAGCTGCCGACAGAATGCACATGCTCAGAGCCAATCCTGCAGCGTTTCAAACCAATATCATAGAAATATGTCCAGATCCATATGTCTTAGCTCAGCAACTGACACATATAGAACTGGTAAGTTATGTGGTACTTGAGTAGTGTTCTAGTAAAATTGAATATCTCTAACAAGGATACCTTCGAGGTTTTGTATTAGAACCTGTTACAGACACTGTTTTACAAAGATAGAGTGCAAATGGTATTGGATTTTcacatttctgaaaatatatatccttacaCTATTTTATTTGTGATACAGGAGAGGTTAACAAACATTGGGCCGGAAGAGTTTGTACAGACTTTCATAAAGAAAGAAATGGACGACACCAAGGTAAAGATTTAGAATTTGTAGTGTTTGGAAATTTTTCATTGGAAGCTTGTCAGGTTTTAATATGAGGAATATCtgtaacattgatattgattTAAGGTGGTACTGAACACCATCAATTTATTGCATGATTATATCATTTAAAGACGTTACATCAAACAAAGTATttgtaaaactttatttttctgacTTCCAAGAGAACAAACCCAACAACGATCAGACATATAATTATTTAGATTGCAGACAATTATTCCTATCATCAATTACCATAGGGTAAAAGGTCAGTGGTGTCTCTCTCCAATAAATTCtaaaaaaatgtaaagtaaAACTGACATGTTTCAAGAGTTGATGTATCAAATTTGTTGCTAATCAACCGTTTTAGTCAATAAAATTGCTGTAGTACATATATTCTGTGATCTATTCTGGTTAAGTAACCAGCAAACTTGCTAATGTACAGAAATTCTATGACCTACTCTGGTCAGGAACAAGCAAACTTGCTGTTGTACAGATATTCTATGACTTACTCTGGTCAGGAACAAGCAAACTTGCTGTTGTACAGATATTCTATGACCTACTCTGGTCAGGAACAAGCAAACTTGCTGTTGTACAGATATTCTATGACCTACTCTGGTCAGGAACAAGCAAACTTGCTGTTGTACAGATATTTTATGACCTATTTCTGTCTCTGTAGAGTAATTACTGTAGTAATAAGAACAGACTAAGAAAACATAATATTTCAGTGTTAATGGAACCATCCTAACTACCAAATACTTCATGCACATTTACagcagaatatgaaataaaagaaGAATATATAATATCCATTATAACTAAAACCTCACATTTAGCTCCCACATATGTATGCCATATAAACATAGCAAAAGAGGTTTATAATGTGATGTCGTACTCAATATGTCTGTCCATATCAAATACACCATAAGAGCAGAAGTCAGtgcttttatattttgtgtacaaaacAATCAGGTTAAAGGTGTATAATTTTTGTTGGATTACAAACCAAAAGTTGTTTTGATGTGTCCAAACACCTCATGTTGAAATATCTTGTGGAGCAGGTTGAAAATGCTTTTGTTAATGACATTAATTACTTCTTTATTAGATTGTGTTCCAAGATGAGAAGAAAACCAACAACCTTGAAGCTTATGTCGAATGGTTTAATAGATTGAGTTATTTAGTAGCAACAGAAGTCTGTATGCACATTAAGAAGAAGCACAGAGCAAGGCTCATTGATTTTTTCATCGATGTTGCAAAAGAATGTTTCAATATTGGCAATTTCAACTCACTCATGGCAATTCTTGGTAAGTATTGTCATCAATGTGATCAATGCAATGTTCATCTGCTGTAACTACAGAATCTGGTGTTTGCAGTGCATTACTAGCATACACAGGTTTCTGTGTAGTTACTGAccagttttagaaataaaaaatacagaatgtaATAAATAAGTCATATAAGCTGAATGGTGAATAAACATTTTGATTATTTCTACCACAGCATCAGAGTTCTCAATGAACCACAATCACAACCTTCTTTAGGCCATTTGATGATAGAGTTTTATTAATTACATATAAATCAAGTctatcaattaatcaatcaatcaatcaaatgatTTATAAAGCGCTGGTATCCTATGTATCCATAGTTCAGAGGCACTAAACAGTTATGAAGCAAATGCTTCAGTAAATAAGTACGTTTTAAGATTACTTCTAAAGCTAGTGGCTGAGGGCTTCTGTCTTAGTTCAAAAGGAAGTTTATTCTACAATCGAGGCACGGCTCATGAGAATGGTCATCCACCATATGATTCAAGATTATACCTTGGTTCCTTCAATAGTGATTTAGCAGATGAATGCAGAATCCTTGTAGTTTACTTTTCCTGGATGAGGTCAGTTATGAAATATATGAGATATCAAAGTGTTAATATATAGTTGTATTTGAATTCTACATGCATGTACAAGAacctttttatgtttgtttggaattttcaaGATCATTGAAGTTAGGTATTTGCTTTCCATCTGGGCTTTATCACTGATTGTGTTCTTGTTCCATTAATTTACTCATTTCTGATTGTGACTTTTCAGCTGGTCTGAATATGAGTCCAGTAGCAAGGCTGAAGAAGACATggggaaaagtgaatacatCAAAGTTTGAAGTGCTAGAGGTAAATAAAACTCTCAATCTCAGAATTTGAGCGAAGTGACTTGAAATTTACCGTGTTTGTGTCTGTTATACTGACATGACATTCAGTGGTGGCTTGACTATCAAATACATCATTGATACTTCTTGCAACATAGCCCTCTTGTGTCAAGTAATGATATACCTTTTGCCTTTATGCCTTTCAGAATCTTATGGATCCTACATCAAACTTTGGTAACTACAGACAAGCTTTGAAAGCAGCAATACAGA
Encoded here:
- the LOC139122460 gene encoding ras-GEF domain-containing family member 1B-like isoform X1 — encoded protein: MASVKLKAFRSFSLRGNAKSVEEKPERPEQSIDLFGIQLEVTNRLLEAERRRLTVLQRELSQIDQEEGTEKHKELGRQKHHLSRLQDQHDRLEKEYRENAMGVFRIHYNRSVKSQRSQPHIGLKQTSKARPSIFGTITKDKISHKDDPKRRSLPQTSNLATMFAYHHHGREMVNGHVGINRGIVNDCEDERLIDNNALIYHDGNLYSGSVEALIQHIVPTADYYPDRTYIFAFLLCSRLFMKPCDLLREVCQLCIIQQNLHDRVIDREKFSKFGPNIVQLLSEWTETFPYDFRDERMMRHLKEITQKCASIDHSLRKGIGQLMQTLIRRLAMLEKYEEILAKVNAAAADRMHMLRANPAAFQTNIIEICPDPYVLAQQLTHIELERLTNIGPEEFVQTFIKKEMDDTKIVFQDEKKTNNLEAYVEWFNRLSYLVATEVCMHIKKKHRARLIDFFIDVAKECFNIGNFNSLMAILAGLNMSPVARLKKTWGKVNTSKFEVLENLMDPTSNFGNYRQALKAAIQRSKASIGGSDCMVIPFFSLLVKDIYFLNEGCTNKLDTGHVNFDKFWQLAKQITEFITWKQVDCPFSRDRQALNYLLTAPVFTEHSLYLASYESESPENDFEKERYKTIRGSTKKSQGEKVK
- the LOC139122460 gene encoding ras-GEF domain-containing family member 1B-like isoform X3; this encodes MPCKQRLFSKKRRPIALQPVVICDCYLWTSKPSIFGTITKDKISHKDDPKRRSLPQTSNLATMFAYHHHGREMVNGHVGINRGIVNDCEDERLIDNNALIYHDGNLYSGSVEALIQHIVPTADYYPDRTYIFAFLLCSRLFMKPCDLLREVCQLCIIQQNLHDRVIDREKFSKFGPNIVQLLSEWTETFPYDFRDERMMRHLKEITQKCASIDHSLRKGIGQLMQTLIRRLAMLEKYEEILAKVNAAAADRMHMLRANPAAFQTNIIEICPDPYVLAQQLTHIELERLTNIGPEEFVQTFIKKEMDDTKIVFQDEKKTNNLEAYVEWFNRLSYLVATEVCMHIKKKHRARLIDFFIDVAKECFNIGNFNSLMAILAGLNMSPVARLKKTWGKVNTSKFEVLENLMDPTSNFGNYRQALKAAIQRSKASIGGSDCMVIPFFSLLVKDIYFLNEGCTNKLDTGHVNFDKFWQLAKQITEFITWKQVDCPFSRDRQALNYLLTAPVFTEHSLYLASYESESPENDFEKERYKTIRGSTKKSQGEKVK
- the LOC139122460 gene encoding ras-GEF domain-containing family member 1B-like isoform X5 — protein: MYCFVIQPSIFGTITKDKISHKDDPKRRSLPQTSNLATMFAYHHHGREMVNGHVGINRGIVNDCEDERLIDNNALIYHDGNLYSGSVEALIQHIVPTADYYPDRTYIFAFLLCSRLFMKPCDLLREVCQLCIIQQNLHDRVIDREKFSKFGPNIVQLLSEWTETFPYDFRDERMMRHLKEITQKCASIDHSLRKGIGQLMQTLIRRLAMLEKYEEILAKVNAAAADRMHMLRANPAAFQTNIIEICPDPYVLAQQLTHIELERLTNIGPEEFVQTFIKKEMDDTKIVFQDEKKTNNLEAYVEWFNRLSYLVATEVCMHIKKKHRARLIDFFIDVAKECFNIGNFNSLMAILAGLNMSPVARLKKTWGKVNTSKFEVLENLMDPTSNFGNYRQALKAAIQRSKASIGGSDCMVIPFFSLLVKDIYFLNEGCTNKLDTGHVNFDKFWQLAKQITEFITWKQVDCPFSRDRQALNYLLTAPVFTEHSLYLASYESESPENDFEKERYKTIRGSTKKSQGEKVK
- the LOC139122460 gene encoding ras-GEF domain-containing family member 1B-like isoform X4, translated to MGVFRIHYNRSVKSQRSQPHIGLKQTSKARPSIFGTITKDKISHKDDPKRRSLPQTSNLATMFAYHHHGREMVNGHVGINRGIVNDCEDERLIDNNALIYHDGNLYSGSVEALIQHIVPTADYYPDRTYIFAFLLCSRLFMKPCDLLREVCQLCIIQQNLHDRVIDREKFSKFGPNIVQLLSEWTETFPYDFRDERMMRHLKEITQKCASIDHSLRKGIGQLMQTLIRRLAMLEKYEEILAKVNAAAADRMHMLRANPAAFQTNIIEICPDPYVLAQQLTHIELERLTNIGPEEFVQTFIKKEMDDTKIVFQDEKKTNNLEAYVEWFNRLSYLVATEVCMHIKKKHRARLIDFFIDVAKECFNIGNFNSLMAILAGLNMSPVARLKKTWGKVNTSKFEVLENLMDPTSNFGNYRQALKAAIQRSKASIGGSDCMVIPFFSLLVKDIYFLNEGCTNKLDTGHVNFDKFWQLAKQITEFITWKQVDCPFSRDRQALNYLLTAPVFTEHSLYLASYESESPENDFEKERYKTIRGSTKKSQGEKVK
- the LOC139122460 gene encoding ras-GEF domain-containing family member 1B-like isoform X2, which encodes MDGLFSCATTLWVWVIETVKSVWSFYNAVKLSENSRSICSGDAHCNMVNSDVTNENTDSDMLCETSKDQYHQPSIFGTITKDKISHKDDPKRRSLPQTSNLATMFAYHHHGREMVNGHVGINRGIVNDCEDERLIDNNALIYHDGNLYSGSVEALIQHIVPTADYYPDRTYIFAFLLCSRLFMKPCDLLREVCQLCIIQQNLHDRVIDREKFSKFGPNIVQLLSEWTETFPYDFRDERMMRHLKEITQKCASIDHSLRKGIGQLMQTLIRRLAMLEKYEEILAKVNAAAADRMHMLRANPAAFQTNIIEICPDPYVLAQQLTHIELERLTNIGPEEFVQTFIKKEMDDTKIVFQDEKKTNNLEAYVEWFNRLSYLVATEVCMHIKKKHRARLIDFFIDVAKECFNIGNFNSLMAILAGLNMSPVARLKKTWGKVNTSKFEVLENLMDPTSNFGNYRQALKAAIQRSKASIGGSDCMVIPFFSLLVKDIYFLNEGCTNKLDTGHVNFDKFWQLAKQITEFITWKQVDCPFSRDRQALNYLLTAPVFTEHSLYLASYESESPENDFEKERYKTIRGSTKKSQGEKVK